The following coding sequences are from one Zalophus californianus isolate mZalCal1 chromosome 5, mZalCal1.pri.v2, whole genome shotgun sequence window:
- the PAIP2 gene encoding polyadenylate-binding protein-interacting protein 2 produces MKDPSRSSTSPSIINEDVIINGHSHEDDNPFAEYMWMENEEEFNRQIEEELWEEEFIERCFQEMLEEEEEHEWFIPARDLPQTMDQIQDQFNDLVISDGSSLEDLVVKSNLNPNAKEFVPGVKY; encoded by the exons ATGAAAGATCCAAGTCGCAGCAGTACTAGCCCAAGCATCATCAATGAAGATGTGATTATTAATGGTCATTCTCATGAAGATGACAATCCATTTGCAGAGTACATGtggatggaaaatgaagaggaattCAACAGACAA ATAGAAGAGGAGTTATGGGAAGAAGAATTTATTGAACGCTGCTTCCAAGAAATgctggaggaagaagaagaacatgAGTGGTTTATTCCAGCTCGAGATCTCCCACAAACTATGGACCAAATCCAAGACCAATTTAATGACCTTGTTATCAGTGATGGCTCTTCTCTGGAAGATCTTGTG GTCAAGAGCAATCTGAATCCAAATGCAAAGGAGTTTGTTCCTGGGGTGAAGTACTAA